DNA sequence from the Shewanella piezotolerans WP3 genome:
ATCTCAATAAGATGCTCAAGTCGTTCCCAACAAGGCTTAAATATGACCTTGCGGTGCATATCGGTCACTGCGTCTTACATAACAAAGACGGTTTAAAGTGCGTATTAACTGCGGGAAGGAGACATACCGCAGCCCACGACGAATTAACTACCCCTGCATCATCGACTTTGAATGCCCAAGATATTTTGCATGCATGGCGTGATTTCGAGTCTAGCTTTTTTGCTGGTGCACTGCTTTGTCCAAAAGTGCCCTTCAGACAATTACTAGACAGGCACGGCTATGAAATAAATGTCAACAAAACCGTTGGCGTGTCGGCATCAGTTGCGATGCGACGAATGACCGTCGTTTCTCCCTACCCCCACTGGCACTACTTTGATGCCTACGCACCCGGCAAATTAAAAGCTGTTTATCGCGGTAACGGTATTCCTCTTCCCTGGGGCAACATGCGAGTGGTCGAAGATCCCTGTCAGCATTGGGCCGTGTTTAGAATGATCAATGAACCTAAAGTTGGCACCTCGGCTCAAATATCTATTCTTGAGGTTGCTGAAGAACCACGGATCTACTGCTGTGAATCAGTGAAGGTAGAAGATATGGCGGGCAACAATCACGTACTTTGCGCAGGCATCGATCTCAACCCTGCTATTGATGCCCAAGGGGGTAATTCTGCGTCTATAGCCACAGAGCTAAAACAGATCTGTGCAGAAAATAGTGGCTCAATTGAAATGCCAAAACATATTAAACAAAACCTATTAAGCGTTGCAAAAATCCTTAACATAAATT
Encoded proteins:
- a CDS encoding DUF3612 domain-containing protein, which codes for MKSNQSLIRKSHFLGTKIRNLRKRNHLTMEDLSARCVRVDPESAPSVSYLSMIERGKRVPSAGMLAVIAAVFQKEVDWFLDDVPEDNAITPEKGRRGGISGMALEPSFLFSSDILQIAIPEMLSQTGTTGREFAHLLIRAHQEHHQNHFPDLERAAEEVGQKRLPLALDDLKDIAKSLGLKLKWVDRTPQEVEDEMGVSTAHVVTSFFEPPSTIYLNKMLKSFPTRLKYDLAVHIGHCVLHNKDGLKCVLTAGRRHTAAHDELTTPASSTLNAQDILHAWRDFESSFFAGALLCPKVPFRQLLDRHGYEINVNKTVGVSASVAMRRMTVVSPYPHWHYFDAYAPGKLKAVYRGNGIPLPWGNMRVVEDPCQHWAVFRMINEPKVGTSAQISILEVAEEPRIYCCESVKVEDMAGNNHVLCAGIDLNPAIDAQGGNSASIATELKQICAENSGSIEMPKHIKQNLLSVAKILNINWIERGIDNEARLICSRGAVCPRQPSCYKAGKALCDAE